A portion of the Streptomyces sp. NBC_00376 genome contains these proteins:
- the purE gene encoding 5-(carboxyamino)imidazole ribonucleotide mutase, with protein sequence MTSPATTAPVVGIVMGSDSDWPVMEAAAKALDEFEIPYEVDVVSAHRMPHEMIAYGEQAAGRGLKAIIAGAGGAAHLPGMLASVTPLPVIGVPVPLKYLDGMDSLLSIVQMPAGVPVATVSVGGARNAGLLAARILAAHDGELLARMQEFQQELNDQATEKGKRLRSKVQGADSFGFGK encoded by the coding sequence ATGACCTCCCCCGCCACCACCGCGCCCGTCGTCGGCATCGTCATGGGCTCGGACTCCGACTGGCCCGTCATGGAAGCAGCGGCCAAGGCCCTCGACGAGTTCGAGATCCCCTACGAGGTCGACGTCGTCTCCGCCCACCGCATGCCGCACGAGATGATCGCGTACGGCGAGCAGGCGGCCGGCCGTGGCCTGAAGGCGATCATCGCGGGCGCGGGCGGTGCCGCCCACCTCCCCGGCATGCTCGCCTCCGTGACCCCGCTGCCGGTCATCGGCGTACCGGTCCCGCTGAAGTACCTGGACGGCATGGACAGCCTGCTCTCCATCGTGCAGATGCCCGCCGGTGTGCCGGTCGCGACCGTGTCGGTCGGCGGCGCGCGCAACGCCGGTCTGCTCGCCGCCCGGATCCTCGCCGCCCACGACGGTGAGCTGCTGGCCCGGATGCAGGAGTTCCAGCAGGAGCTCAACGACCAGGCGACGGAGAAGGGCAAGCGGCTCCGCAGCAAGGTCCAGGGCGCCGACTCCTTCGGCTTCGGGAAGTAG
- a CDS encoding dipeptidase, producing the protein MGWAGELLAEYPVVDGHNDLPWALREQVGYDLDARDIATDQSAHLHTDIPRLRAGGVGAQFWSVYVRSDMAGDVAVSATLEQIDVVAELIGRHPAHLRRALTADDMEAARAEGRIASLMGAEGGHSINNSLGTLRALHTLGVRYMTLTHNDNIAWADSATDKPGVGGLSPFGHEVVREMNRTGMLVDLSHVAATTMRDALDTSTAPVIFSHSSSRAICDHPRNIPDDVLGRLPANGGIAMATFVPKFVLPEAVAWTQAADQNMRAHGLHHLDTTAQAMRVHADFEAANPRPMATVATIADHLDHMREVAGIDHVGIGGDYDGTAFLPQGLQDVAGYPNLIAELIGRGWSAADLAKLTWRNAVRVLRDAEDVARELRTRRGPSHATIEQLDGPAV; encoded by the coding sequence CTGGGGTGGGCCGGGGAGCTCCTCGCCGAGTACCCCGTCGTCGACGGCCACAACGACCTGCCGTGGGCGCTGCGCGAACAGGTCGGCTACGACCTCGACGCCCGCGACATCGCCACCGACCAGTCCGCCCATCTGCACACCGACATCCCGCGGCTGCGCGCGGGCGGCGTCGGCGCCCAGTTCTGGTCCGTCTACGTACGGTCGGACATGGCGGGCGACGTGGCCGTCAGCGCCACCCTGGAACAGATCGACGTGGTCGCCGAGCTGATCGGCCGTCACCCCGCCCACCTGCGGCGCGCCCTGACCGCCGACGACATGGAGGCGGCCCGCGCCGAGGGCCGCATCGCCTCCCTGATGGGCGCCGAGGGCGGCCACTCCATCAACAACTCGCTGGGCACCCTGCGCGCCCTGCACACCTTGGGCGTCCGCTACATGACGCTCACGCACAACGACAACATCGCGTGGGCGGACTCGGCGACCGACAAGCCCGGCGTCGGCGGCCTCTCGCCGTTCGGCCACGAGGTCGTACGGGAGATGAACCGCACCGGCATGCTGGTCGACCTCTCCCACGTGGCTGCCACCACGATGCGCGACGCGCTCGACACCTCCACGGCGCCGGTGATCTTCTCGCACTCCTCGTCGCGGGCGATCTGCGACCACCCGCGCAACATCCCCGACGACGTCCTCGGCCGGCTCCCGGCCAACGGCGGCATCGCCATGGCGACCTTCGTACCGAAGTTCGTCCTGCCCGAGGCGGTCGCCTGGACCCAGGCCGCGGACCAGAACATGCGCGCGCACGGCCTGCACCACCTCGACACCACCGCGCAGGCCATGAGGGTCCACGCCGACTTCGAGGCGGCCAACCCGCGCCCGATGGCCACCGTGGCGACCATCGCCGACCACCTCGACCACATGCGCGAGGTCGCCGGCATCGACCACGTCGGCATCGGCGGCGACTACGACGGAACCGCCTTCCTTCCCCAGGGCCTCCAGGACGTCGCCGGCTACCCGAACCTGATCGCGGAGCTGATCGGCCGCGGCTGGTCCGCCGCCGACCTCGCCAAGCTCACCTGGCGAAACGCCGTACGGGTGCTGCGCGACGCCGAGGACGTGGCGCGCGAGCTGCGCACCCGCCGCGGCCCCTCGCACGCCACGATCGAGCAGCTGGACGGCCCGGCCGTCTGA
- a CDS encoding VOC family protein encodes MAVATLGAVVLDCPDPAALAGFYAGLLGGEIVPGGDDWLELTGTGGTVLAFQAAPGFVPPRWPSAEASQQVHLDLTVPDLDAAEKEALALGATVLEAEDRERSFRVYADPAGHPFCLCAG; translated from the coding sequence ATGGCTGTCGCCACACTGGGTGCCGTCGTCCTGGACTGCCCCGACCCCGCCGCGCTCGCCGGTTTCTACGCGGGGCTGCTCGGCGGGGAGATCGTGCCCGGCGGGGACGACTGGCTGGAGCTGACCGGTACCGGGGGCACGGTTCTCGCGTTCCAGGCCGCGCCCGGCTTCGTACCGCCGCGGTGGCCGAGTGCGGAAGCGTCGCAGCAGGTCCACCTGGATCTGACCGTGCCGGATCTGGACGCGGCGGAGAAGGAGGCGCTCGCGCTGGGCGCCACCGTGCTGGAGGCGGAGGACCGGGAGCGGAGTTTCCGGGTGTACGCGGATCCCGCGGGGCACCCGTTCTGCCTCTGCGCGGGATGA
- a CDS encoding CGNR zinc finger domain-containing protein, producing the protein MTEKEPAPGELALIEALVNTLDVETGADTLDTADGRAAFGLTERDVPEARDLREALRTACLAHAGHRPPDDAASPLDRLLAEAPLRVTVDAAGAAALCPATEPAGLTARVAAAIATAAAEGTWARLKACEAEDCRWAYYDRSPAGRRRWCSMSVCGARAKMRTYRAKRG; encoded by the coding sequence ATGACTGAGAAGGAACCCGCGCCCGGGGAACTCGCACTGATCGAGGCCCTGGTCAACACGCTGGACGTCGAGACGGGCGCGGACACCCTCGACACGGCGGACGGACGCGCCGCCTTCGGCCTCACCGAACGGGACGTCCCCGAAGCCCGGGACCTGCGCGAGGCGCTCCGTACCGCCTGCCTCGCCCACGCCGGCCACCGCCCGCCGGACGACGCGGCGTCCCCGCTCGACCGGCTCCTCGCCGAAGCGCCCCTGCGCGTCACCGTGGACGCGGCGGGCGCCGCCGCACTGTGCCCCGCCACCGAACCGGCCGGGCTGACCGCCCGCGTCGCCGCGGCCATCGCCACCGCGGCGGCCGAGGGCACCTGGGCCCGGCTCAAGGCGTGCGAGGCGGAGGACTGCCGCTGGGCGTACTACGACCGCAGCCCGGCGGGGCGCCGCCGCTGGTGCTCGATGTCGGTGTGCGGCGCCCGCGCCAAGATGCGCACCTACCGCGCGAAGCGCGGCTGA
- a CDS encoding UDP-glucose dehydrogenase family protein yields MALRITVIGTGYLGATHAAAMAELGFEVLGLDVVPEKIEMLATGKVPMYEPGLEELLRKHVEGIEGSTGRLRFTTSPEEVAAFGDVHFVCVNTPQKHGEYACDMSYVDAAFESLAPHLTRPALVVGKSTVPVGSAARLAARLAELAPAGADAELAWNPEFLREGFAVNDTLHPDRIVVGVASERAEKLLREVYAVPVAEGSPFVVTDFPTAELVKTAANSFLATKISFINAMAEVCEAADGDVKKLAEAIGHDERIGSKFLRAGIGFGGGCLPKDIRAFMARAGELGADQALTFLREVDSINMRRRGHMVELAREAVGGDSFLGKRVAVLGATFKPDSDDVRDSPALNVAGQIHLQGGQVTVFDPKGMDNARRLFPTLGYADTALDAVRGADVVLHLTEWREFRELDPAALGEVASRRIILDGRNALDSELWREAGWTYRAMGRPTA; encoded by the coding sequence ATGGCCCTCAGGATCACTGTGATCGGCACCGGCTACCTCGGCGCCACCCACGCCGCAGCCATGGCGGAGCTGGGCTTCGAAGTGCTCGGCCTCGATGTCGTGCCCGAGAAGATCGAGATGCTGGCCACCGGCAAGGTCCCGATGTACGAACCGGGCCTGGAGGAGCTGCTGCGCAAGCACGTCGAGGGCATCGAGGGGTCCACGGGACGGCTGCGGTTCACCACCTCCCCGGAAGAAGTGGCGGCCTTCGGCGATGTGCACTTCGTCTGTGTGAACACTCCGCAGAAGCACGGCGAGTACGCCTGCGACATGAGTTACGTGGACGCCGCCTTCGAGTCGCTGGCGCCCCACCTGACCCGCCCCGCGCTGGTCGTCGGGAAGTCGACCGTCCCGGTGGGCTCGGCGGCCCGGCTCGCGGCGCGGCTGGCGGAGCTGGCACCCGCGGGTGCCGACGCGGAGCTGGCCTGGAACCCGGAGTTCCTGCGCGAGGGCTTCGCCGTGAACGACACCCTGCACCCGGACCGGATCGTCGTCGGGGTGGCGAGCGAGCGGGCCGAGAAGCTGCTGCGCGAGGTGTACGCGGTGCCGGTCGCCGAGGGGTCGCCGTTCGTGGTGACGGACTTCCCGACCGCCGAGCTGGTGAAGACCGCGGCCAACTCCTTCCTGGCCACGAAGATCTCGTTCATCAACGCCATGGCGGAGGTCTGCGAGGCCGCCGACGGCGACGTCAAGAAGCTGGCCGAGGCGATCGGGCACGACGAGCGGATCGGCTCGAAGTTCCTGCGGGCCGGGATCGGCTTCGGCGGCGGCTGTCTGCCGAAGGACATCCGGGCCTTCATGGCGCGCGCCGGTGAGCTGGGCGCGGACCAGGCCCTGACCTTCCTCCGCGAGGTCGACTCGATCAACATGCGGCGCCGCGGCCACATGGTGGAGCTGGCCCGGGAGGCCGTGGGCGGCGATTCGTTCCTCGGCAAGCGGGTGGCGGTGCTGGGCGCGACGTTCAAGCCGGACTCGGACGACGTGCGGGACTCCCCGGCGCTGAACGTGGCCGGGCAGATACACCTCCAGGGCGGCCAGGTCACCGTCTTCGACCCGAAGGGCATGGACAACGCCCGGCGGCTCTTCCCGACCCTCGGTTACGCGGACACGGCGCTGGACGCGGTGCGTGGCGCCGATGTGGTGCTGCATCTGACGGAGTGGCGGGAATTCCGCGAGCTGGACCCGGCGGCGCTCGGCGAGGTCGCGTCCCGCCGGATCATCCTGGACGGCCGCAACGCGCTCGACAGCGAGCTGTGGCGCGAGGCCGGCTGGACGTACCGGGCGATGGGGCGTCCGACGGCCTGA
- a CDS encoding acyl-CoA dehydrogenase, with protein MAGSTDFDLYRPAEEHEMLRETVRALAEAKIAPHAAAVDEEARFPQEALDALTAADLHAVHVPEQYGGAGADALATVIVIEEVARVCASSSLIPAVNKLGSLPVILSGSEDLKKKYLGPLAKGDGMFSYCLSEPDAGSDAAGMKTRAVRDGDFWVLNGVKRWITNAGVSEYYTVMAVTDPTKRSKGISAFVVEKSDEGVSFGAPEKKLGIKGSPTREVYFDNVRIPADRMIGEEGTGFATAMKTLDHTRITIAAQALGIAQGALDYAKGYVQERKQFGKPIADFQGIQFMLADMAMKLEAARQLTYSAAAKSERLDGDLTFFGAAAKCFASDVAMEITTDAVQLLGGYGYTRDYPVERMMRDAKITQIYEGTNQVQRIVMARNLP; from the coding sequence TTGGCGGGTTCGACCGATTTCGACCTGTACCGTCCGGCCGAGGAGCACGAGATGCTCCGGGAGACGGTGCGCGCGCTCGCCGAGGCGAAGATCGCCCCGCACGCGGCTGCGGTCGACGAGGAGGCGCGTTTCCCGCAGGAGGCGCTGGACGCCCTGACCGCGGCGGACCTGCACGCGGTGCACGTACCCGAGCAGTACGGCGGCGCGGGCGCCGACGCCCTCGCCACGGTCATCGTGATCGAGGAGGTGGCCCGCGTCTGCGCCTCCTCCTCCCTCATCCCGGCCGTGAACAAGCTCGGTTCCCTCCCGGTGATCCTCTCCGGCTCCGAGGACCTGAAGAAGAAGTACCTGGGCCCGCTCGCCAAGGGCGACGGCATGTTCTCGTACTGCCTCTCCGAGCCCGACGCGGGCTCGGACGCGGCCGGCATGAAGACCCGCGCGGTCCGTGACGGCGACTTCTGGGTCCTCAACGGCGTGAAGCGCTGGATCACCAACGCGGGCGTCTCCGAGTACTACACGGTCATGGCCGTCACCGACCCGACCAAGCGCTCCAAGGGCATCTCGGCCTTCGTCGTCGAGAAGTCGGACGAGGGCGTCTCCTTCGGCGCCCCGGAGAAGAAGCTCGGCATCAAGGGGTCCCCGACCCGCGAGGTCTACTTCGACAACGTCCGCATCCCCGCCGACCGCATGATCGGCGAGGAGGGCACCGGCTTCGCCACCGCGATGAAGACCCTGGACCACACCCGCATCACCATCGCGGCCCAGGCCCTCGGCATCGCCCAGGGCGCCCTCGACTACGCCAAGGGCTACGTCCAGGAGCGCAAGCAGTTCGGCAAGCCGATCGCCGACTTCCAGGGCATCCAGTTCATGCTCGCCGACATGGCCATGAAGCTGGAGGCGGCCCGCCAGCTCACCTACTCCGCCGCCGCCAAGTCCGAACGCCTCGACGGCGACCTGACCTTCTTCGGCGCCGCGGCCAAGTGCTTCGCCTCCGACGTCGCGATGGAGATCACCACGGACGCGGTCCAGCTTCTCGGCGGCTACGGCTACACGCGGGACTACCCGGTGGAGCGGATGATGCGCGACGCGAAGATCACGCAGATCTACGAGGGCACGAACCAGGTCCAGCGGATCGTCATGGCGAGGAACCTGCCGTAG
- a CDS encoding helix-turn-helix domain-containing protein, with protein MATPQVTAPPCAPSPVPGDTTPSPGVIHINFRHAAGFTVIGNHLAQHRGLSLTAIGLAAHIQSLPAGARIGIKRLAERFPESETRVAAALRELEAHGYLHRSRVRLADGRIVTRTVSYNQPGAATHPVTTPHPRTATPSKPAAQPTPPPPPRVTTPEPRPAPPPAPQPQSHPTPALVPAPTARTTPPPPLPQPQELTPELQRVATALLADLRRHAPQLVLSENDIHTLAPGVATWLERDAHPDTIRHTLTTDLPNPLKHPAKLLRHRITTLLPPPLPGAQDVVALARPGVIVIPLQNCDHCDRAFRSRHPGHCRDCRTDLHTAA; from the coding sequence ATGGCTACCCCGCAGGTTACCGCGCCCCCGTGCGCCCCGTCCCCCGTACCCGGAGACACCACACCGTCACCCGGTGTCATCCACATCAACTTCCGGCACGCCGCAGGCTTCACCGTCATCGGCAACCACCTCGCCCAGCACCGCGGACTCTCCCTCACCGCGATCGGGCTCGCCGCCCACATCCAGTCGCTGCCCGCCGGAGCCAGGATCGGCATCAAGCGCCTCGCCGAACGCTTCCCCGAGAGCGAGACCCGCGTCGCCGCCGCCCTGCGCGAGCTCGAAGCCCACGGCTACCTCCACCGCAGCCGCGTACGCCTCGCCGACGGCCGCATCGTCACCCGCACCGTCTCGTACAACCAGCCCGGCGCCGCCACACACCCCGTCACAACTCCCCACCCCCGGACGGCAACCCCCAGCAAGCCGGCCGCACAACCCACGCCGCCACCGCCGCCACGCGTAACCACCCCCGAGCCGCGCCCGGCTCCGCCCCCCGCACCGCAACCGCAGTCGCACCCCACCCCCGCCCTCGTCCCGGCCCCCACCGCGCGCACGACGCCGCCACCGCCGCTCCCCCAGCCGCAGGAGCTCACGCCGGAACTCCAGCGCGTGGCCACCGCCCTCCTCGCCGACCTGCGCCGCCACGCACCTCAACTCGTCCTCTCCGAGAACGACATCCACACCCTCGCCCCCGGCGTCGCCACCTGGCTCGAACGCGACGCCCACCCCGACACCATCCGCCACACCCTCACCACCGACCTCCCGAACCCTCTGAAACACCCCGCCAAGCTCCTGCGCCACCGGATCACCACTCTCCTGCCACCACCGCTGCCGGGAGCCCAGGACGTCGTCGCACTCGCACGCCCCGGCGTCATCGTCATCCCGCTCCAGAACTGCGACCACTGCGACCGCGCCTTCCGCTCCCGCCACCCCGGCCACTGCCGCGACTGCCGGACGGACCTCCACACAGCCGCCTGA
- a CDS encoding ATP-binding protein: protein MNQHITRTEHSAPARQFTVSLSPTRRGARLARLLATAHLGDWGIVCEPAAHIVAELAVNAAVLGRVPGRDFRLSLSARRDELLRIEVTDTRGEQLPVVSTPDQYAESGRGLLIVEALADRWGIDVGPVPRKTIWAELDLVPRPPHRVAESHDPVSHVPALHDV from the coding sequence GTGAACCAACACATCACCCGAACCGAACATTCCGCTCCCGCCCGGCAGTTCACCGTCTCGCTCTCCCCCACCCGCCGAGGCGCCAGGCTCGCCCGGCTCCTGGCCACGGCACACCTGGGCGACTGGGGGATCGTCTGCGAACCGGCCGCGCACATCGTCGCCGAGCTGGCCGTCAACGCCGCCGTCCTCGGCCGCGTACCCGGCCGGGACTTCCGACTCAGCCTCAGTGCCCGCCGCGACGAGCTCCTGCGGATCGAGGTGACCGACACCCGGGGCGAACAACTGCCCGTCGTATCCACCCCCGACCAGTACGCCGAGAGCGGGCGCGGTCTGCTGATCGTCGAGGCACTCGCCGACCGCTGGGGCATAGACGTCGGACCCGTCCCGCGCAAGACGATCTGGGCCGAACTCGACCTCGTACCGCGACCGCCCCACCGGGTCGCGGAATCCCACGACCCGGTGAGCCACGTCCCCGCGCTCCACGACGTATAA
- a CDS encoding helix-turn-helix domain-containing protein, which produces MSVDETGTERGDAGADEPGWDVDPDDESGAAVVAAVGRQIKAWREAAGLRAGEFGAAIGYGEDQIYKVEGGRRIPRPEFLDRADEVLGARGKIAAMKQDVAEVRYPKKVRDLTKMEAKVVELEAYQHHNINGLLQTEEHMRALFASWLPAYTPDEMDRVVAARMARRSIFDRDPLPSLSFVQEEVTLRRPVGGTMVMRRQLERLLEVGRLRNVAIQVMPTNREEHPGTGGLIEVLRFPDGSAVGRSEGAFGGRPVSDPKQLRILGLRYGMIRAQALTPRESLAFIEQVLGET; this is translated from the coding sequence ATGAGCGTGGATGAGACCGGTACGGAACGCGGCGACGCCGGGGCTGACGAGCCGGGCTGGGACGTCGATCCCGATGACGAGTCGGGGGCGGCCGTGGTCGCGGCGGTGGGCCGCCAGATCAAGGCGTGGCGGGAGGCGGCGGGGCTGCGGGCCGGCGAGTTCGGGGCCGCGATCGGGTACGGGGAGGACCAGATCTACAAGGTGGAGGGTGGCCGTCGCATCCCCCGCCCGGAGTTTCTGGACAGGGCGGACGAAGTGCTCGGGGCACGCGGGAAGATCGCGGCGATGAAGCAGGACGTGGCGGAGGTCCGGTATCCGAAGAAGGTACGGGATCTGACGAAGATGGAGGCCAAGGTCGTCGAGCTGGAGGCGTATCAGCACCACAACATCAATGGCCTGTTGCAGACCGAGGAGCATATGCGGGCCCTGTTCGCTTCGTGGTTGCCCGCCTACACGCCGGACGAGATGGACCGCGTGGTGGCCGCTCGCATGGCCCGGCGATCCATCTTTGATCGAGATCCCCTTCCGTCGCTGAGTTTTGTCCAGGAGGAGGTGACGCTTCGCCGTCCGGTTGGAGGCACAATGGTGATGCGCCGACAACTCGAACGCCTCTTGGAAGTTGGGCGGTTGCGGAATGTGGCGATCCAGGTAATGCCGACTAATCGCGAGGAACATCCTGGGACGGGCGGGCTGATCGAGGTGCTGAGGTTCCCCGACGGCAGTGCGGTCGGGCGTTCCGAGGGCGCGTTCGGTGGCCGTCCGGTCTCGGACCCGAAGCAGCTCAGGATCCTTGGATTGCGCTATGGGATGATCCGGGCCCAGGCTCTTACGCCACGGGAGTCGCTGGCCTTCATCGAGCAAGTGCTGGGAGAGACATGA
- a CDS encoding DUF397 domain-containing protein, producing MTNKPSAGDASELEWFKSSYSSSGDGNDCVEVASAPGAVLVRDSKNAQGARLAFASGAWAGFVSYAAER from the coding sequence ATGACCAACAAGCCCTCTGCCGGGGACGCTTCCGAACTGGAGTGGTTCAAGAGCAGTTACAGCAGTAGTGGCGACGGCAACGACTGCGTCGAGGTCGCGTCCGCTCCGGGCGCGGTGCTCGTGCGCGACTCCAAGAACGCGCAGGGGGCCCGGCTCGCTTTTGCTTCAGGTGCCTGGGCGGGCTTCGTCTCCTACGCTGCCGAGCGCTGA
- a CDS encoding SMI1/KNR4 family protein, which yields MPRSRWSRSPLTGTDGYTPAELDAAQARLGLPLPAALRDAYQLLGQRHDLTDNQDSLLAPKDLYLDADRGVLIFRVENQSCAYWGIRVTDLDQDDPPVVVRADLVRPTADDWAAWLGRVSVAFVEIVLSESLCADEDLMGWVTPDDTDLPEDIAATFRRLPLPEYPISQQPGSRWYAHDEIILRDDRGTAMFRARTEAAFDRFDGADDDDEED from the coding sequence GTGCCGAGGTCGCGCTGGAGCCGAAGCCCTCTCACCGGGACCGACGGCTACACCCCCGCCGAACTCGACGCGGCCCAGGCCCGGCTCGGCCTGCCGCTCCCTGCAGCGCTGCGCGACGCCTACCAACTACTTGGGCAGCGACATGACTTGACCGACAATCAGGATTCCCTGCTCGCCCCGAAGGACCTCTACCTCGATGCGGACCGAGGCGTGCTGATCTTCCGCGTCGAGAACCAGTCCTGCGCCTACTGGGGCATACGCGTAACGGACCTCGACCAGGACGACCCGCCCGTCGTGGTCCGCGCCGACCTTGTCCGGCCCACCGCCGACGACTGGGCCGCGTGGCTGGGCCGGGTCAGCGTCGCGTTCGTCGAGATCGTCCTGTCCGAGTCCCTGTGTGCCGATGAGGACCTGATGGGATGGGTGACCCCCGACGACACCGACCTGCCCGAGGACATCGCCGCCACCTTTCGGCGCCTGCCGCTCCCGGAGTACCCGATCAGTCAGCAGCCGGGCTCACGCTGGTACGCGCACGACGAGATCATCCTCCGCGACGATCGCGGGACCGCGATGTTCCGCGCCCGCACGGAGGCGGCCTTCGACCGCTTCGACGGGGCGGACGATGACGACGAGGAGGACTGA